A window of the Canis lupus baileyi chromosome 8, mCanLup2.hap1, whole genome shotgun sequence genome harbors these coding sequences:
- the RHOT2 gene encoding mitochondrial Rho GTPase 2 isoform X6, with product MEAVLPIMSQFPEIETCVECSAKNLRNISELFYYAQKAVLHPTAPLYDPEAKQLRPACAQALTRIFRLSDRDLDQALSDEELNTFQKSCFGHPLAPQALEDVKMVVRKNVAGGVRDNRLTLDGFLFLNMLFIQRGRHETTWTILRRFGYGDTLELTPDYLVPPLHVPPGCSTELNHFGYQFVQRVFEKHDRDRDGSLSPAELESLFSVFPAAPWGPRLPREVCTEAGRLSLHGYLCQWTLVTYLDVRRCLEHLGYLGYPTLCEQDSQAHAITVTREKRLDQEKGQTQRNVLLCKVVGARGVGKSAFLQAFLGCGLGDGRELAEERPIYAINTVQVNGQEKYLILCEVSADSLLAPAPDAACDVACLMFDSSDPGSFALCTRVYKRHYMDGQTPCLIVSSKADLPAGSTPPGLAPAEFCRRHRLPAPAAFSRVGPAGLSAAVFTRLATMAAFPHLAHGELHATSFWLRVTLGAVGFAVTAVLSISLYRALVKSR from the exons ATGGAGGCTGTGCTGCCCATCATGAGCCAGTTCCCAGAGATCGAGACCTGCGTGGAG TGCTCTGCCAAGAACCTGAGGAACATCTCGGAGCTGTTCTACTATGCACAGAAGGCGGTGCTGCACCCCACGGCCCCGCTCTACGACCCCGAGGCCAAGCAG CTGAGGCCCGCATGTGCCCAAGCCCTCACACGCATCTTCAGGCTCTCGGACCGGGATCTAGACCAGGCGCTCAGTGACGAGGAGCTCAACACTTTCCAG AAATCCTGCTTCGGGCACCCCCTGGCCCCGCAGGCCCTGGAGGACGTGAAGATGGTGGTGCGCAAGAACGTGGCTGGAGGGGTGCGCGACAACCGGCTGACCCTGGACG GCTTTCTTTTCTTGAACATGCTGTTCATCCAGCGTGGTCGCCATGAGACCACGTGGACCATCCTGCGGCGCTTCGGCTATGGAGACACGCTGGAGCTCACCCCTGACTACCTGGTCCCGCC GCTCCACGTGCCCCCCGGCTGCAGCACCGAGCTCAACCACTTTGGCTACCAGTTTGTGCAGAGGGTGTTTGAGAAGCACGACCGG GACCGTGACGGCAGCCTCTCGCCTGCGGAGCTGGAGAGCCTGTTCAGCGTGTTCCCTGCTGCCCCCTGGGGCCCCCGGCTGCCCCGGGAGGTCTGCACCGAGGCCGGCAGGCTGTCTCTACATGGATACCTCTGCCAGTGGAC cttgGTGACCTACTTGGACGTCCGGCGCTGCCTCGAGCACCTGGGTTACCTGGGCTACCCCACCCTCTGCGAGCAAGACTCCCAGGCCCACGCCATCACAG TCACTCGAGAGAAGAGGCTGGACCAGGAGAAGGGGCAGACGCAGAGGAACGTTCTCCTGTGCAAGGTGGTGGGAGCCCGCGGAGTGGGCAAGTCCGCCTTCCTGCAGGCCTTCCTCGGCTGCGGCCTAGGG GACGGCAGAGAGCTTGCGGAGGAACGCCCCATCTACGCCATCAACACGGTACAGGTCAACGGACAGGAGAAGTATCTCATC CTGTGCGAGGTGAGTGCAGACAGCCTGCTGGCGCCCGCGCCCGATGCCGCCTGTGACGTGGCCTGCTTGATGTTCGATAGCAGCGACCCCGGCTCCTTCGCACTCTGCACCCGCGTCTATAAG CGCCACTACATGGACGGACAGACCCCCTGCCTCATCGTCTCCTCCAAGGCGGACCTGCCCGCGGGCAGCACGCCCCCTGGCCTGGCGCCCGCTGAGTTCTGCCGCAGACACCGGCTGCCCGCCCCTGCCGCCTTCTCCCGGGTGGGCCCAGCCGGGCTCAGCGCTGCCGTCTTCACCCGGCTCGCCACCATGGCTGCCTTCCC ACACCTGGCTCATGGGGAGCTACACGCCACCTCCTTCTGGCTGCGGGTGACCCTGGGGGCCGTTGGGTTTGCGGTCACTGCCGTCCTCAGCATCTCGCTCTACAGGGCCCTGGTGAAGAGCCGATGA
- the RHOT2 gene encoding mitochondrial Rho GTPase 2 isoform X3 has protein sequence MKRDVRILLLGEAQVGKTSLILSLVGEEFPAEVPPRAEEITIPADVTPEKVPTHIVDYSEAEQTAEELRAEILKANVVCVVYDVSEEATIEKSPHHLGGQQVRPAARELNGGCAAHHEPVPRDRDLRGGTPVGLSPRPPVLCQEPEEHLGAVLLCTEGGAAPHGPALRPRGQAGAAPIPRGHGLGCPGDTEQSLRGWLMATFPRGQKSCFGHPLAPQALEDVKMVVRKNVAGGVRDNRLTLDGFLFLNMLFIQRGRHETTWTILRRFGYGDTLELTPDYLVPPLHVPPGCSTELNHFGYQFVQRVFEKHDRDRDGSLSPAELESLFSVFPAAPWGPRLPREVCTEAGRLSLHGYLCQWTLVTYLDVRRCLEHLGYLGYPTLCEQDSQAHAITVTREKRLDQEKGQTQRNVLLCKVVGARGVGKSAFLQAFLGCGLGDGRELAEERPIYAINTVQVNGQEKYLILCEVSADSLLAPAPDAACDVACLMFDSSDPGSFALCTRVYKRHYMDGQTPCLIVSSKADLPAGSTPPGLAPAEFCRRHRLPAPAAFSRVGPAGLSAAVFTRLATMAAFPHLAHGELHATSFWLRVTLGAVGFAVTAVLSISLYRALVKSR, from the exons ATGAAGCGGGACGTTCGCATTTTGCTCCTGGGCGAGG cccaggtggggaagacgTCGCTGATCCTGTCGCTGGTGGGCGAGGAGTTCCCGGCGGAG GTCCCGCCCCGCGCGGAGGAGATCACCATTCCCGCAGACGTCACCCCGGAGAAGGTGCCCACGCACATCGTGGATTACTCAG AAGCGGAGCAGACAGCCGAGGAGCTCCGGGCAGAGATCCTCAAG GCAAACGTGGTCTGCGTGGTGTACGACGTATCTGAGGAGGCTACCATTGAGAAG AGTCCCCATCATCTTGGTGGGCAACAAGTCAGACCTGCGGCCCGGGAGCTCAATGGAGGCTGTGCTGCCCATCATGAGCCAGTTCCCAGAGATCGAGACCTGCGTGGA GGCACACCTGTGGGTCTGTCTCCACGGCCACCAGTGCTCTGCCAAGAACCTGAGGAACATCTCGGAGCTGTTCTACTATGCACAGAAGGCGGTGCTGCACCCCACGGCCCCGCTCTACGACCCCGAGGCCAAGCAG GTGCGGCCCCCATCCCTCGGGGACACGGTCTCGGGTGCCCTGGTGACACCGAGCAGTCACTGAGGGGCTGGCTGATGGCCACTTTCCCTCGGGGGCAGAAATCCTGCTTCGGGCACCCCCTGGCCCCGCAGGCCCTGGAGGACGTGAAGATGGTGGTGCGCAAGAACGTGGCTGGAGGGGTGCGCGACAACCGGCTGACCCTGGACG GCTTTCTTTTCTTGAACATGCTGTTCATCCAGCGTGGTCGCCATGAGACCACGTGGACCATCCTGCGGCGCTTCGGCTATGGAGACACGCTGGAGCTCACCCCTGACTACCTGGTCCCGCC GCTCCACGTGCCCCCCGGCTGCAGCACCGAGCTCAACCACTTTGGCTACCAGTTTGTGCAGAGGGTGTTTGAGAAGCACGACCGG GACCGTGACGGCAGCCTCTCGCCTGCGGAGCTGGAGAGCCTGTTCAGCGTGTTCCCTGCTGCCCCCTGGGGCCCCCGGCTGCCCCGGGAGGTCTGCACCGAGGCCGGCAGGCTGTCTCTACATGGATACCTCTGCCAGTGGAC cttgGTGACCTACTTGGACGTCCGGCGCTGCCTCGAGCACCTGGGTTACCTGGGCTACCCCACCCTCTGCGAGCAAGACTCCCAGGCCCACGCCATCACAG TCACTCGAGAGAAGAGGCTGGACCAGGAGAAGGGGCAGACGCAGAGGAACGTTCTCCTGTGCAAGGTGGTGGGAGCCCGCGGAGTGGGCAAGTCCGCCTTCCTGCAGGCCTTCCTCGGCTGCGGCCTAGGG GACGGCAGAGAGCTTGCGGAGGAACGCCCCATCTACGCCATCAACACGGTACAGGTCAACGGACAGGAGAAGTATCTCATC CTGTGCGAGGTGAGTGCAGACAGCCTGCTGGCGCCCGCGCCCGATGCCGCCTGTGACGTGGCCTGCTTGATGTTCGATAGCAGCGACCCCGGCTCCTTCGCACTCTGCACCCGCGTCTATAAG CGCCACTACATGGACGGACAGACCCCCTGCCTCATCGTCTCCTCCAAGGCGGACCTGCCCGCGGGCAGCACGCCCCCTGGCCTGGCGCCCGCTGAGTTCTGCCGCAGACACCGGCTGCCCGCCCCTGCCGCCTTCTCCCGGGTGGGCCCAGCCGGGCTCAGCGCTGCCGTCTTCACCCGGCTCGCCACCATGGCTGCCTTCCC ACACCTGGCTCATGGGGAGCTACACGCCACCTCCTTCTGGCTGCGGGTGACCCTGGGGGCCGTTGGGTTTGCGGTCACTGCCGTCCTCAGCATCTCGCTCTACAGGGCCCTGGTGAAGAGCCGATGA
- the RHOT2 gene encoding mitochondrial Rho GTPase 2 isoform X4 yields MKRDVRILLLGEAQVGKTSLILSLVGEEFPAEVPPRAEEITIPADVTPEKVPTHIVDYSEAEQTAEELRAEILKANVVCVVYDVSEEATIEKSPHHLGGQQVRPAARELNGGCAAHHEPVPRDRDLRGVLCQEPEEHLGAVLLCTEGGAAPHGPALRPRGQAGAAPIPRGHGLGCPGDTEQSLRGWLMATFPRGQKSCFGHPLAPQALEDVKMVVRKNVAGGVRDNRLTLDGFLFLNMLFIQRGRHETTWTILRRFGYGDTLELTPDYLVPPLHVPPGCSTELNHFGYQFVQRVFEKHDRDRDGSLSPAELESLFSVFPAAPWGPRLPREVCTEAGRLSLHGYLCQWTLVTYLDVRRCLEHLGYLGYPTLCEQDSQAHAITVTREKRLDQEKGQTQRNVLLCKVVGARGVGKSAFLQAFLGCGLGDGRELAEERPIYAINTVQVNGQEKYLILCEVSADSLLAPAPDAACDVACLMFDSSDPGSFALCTRVYKRHYMDGQTPCLIVSSKADLPAGSTPPGLAPAEFCRRHRLPAPAAFSRVGPAGLSAAVFTRLATMAAFPHLAHGELHATSFWLRVTLGAVGFAVTAVLSISLYRALVKSR; encoded by the exons ATGAAGCGGGACGTTCGCATTTTGCTCCTGGGCGAGG cccaggtggggaagacgTCGCTGATCCTGTCGCTGGTGGGCGAGGAGTTCCCGGCGGAG GTCCCGCCCCGCGCGGAGGAGATCACCATTCCCGCAGACGTCACCCCGGAGAAGGTGCCCACGCACATCGTGGATTACTCAG AAGCGGAGCAGACAGCCGAGGAGCTCCGGGCAGAGATCCTCAAG GCAAACGTGGTCTGCGTGGTGTACGACGTATCTGAGGAGGCTACCATTGAGAAG AGTCCCCATCATCTTGGTGGGCAACAAGTCAGACCTGCGGCCCGGGAGCTCAATGGAGGCTGTGCTGCCCATCATGAGCCAGTTCCCAGAGATCGAGACCTGCGTGGAG TGCTCTGCCAAGAACCTGAGGAACATCTCGGAGCTGTTCTACTATGCACAGAAGGCGGTGCTGCACCCCACGGCCCCGCTCTACGACCCCGAGGCCAAGCAG GTGCGGCCCCCATCCCTCGGGGACACGGTCTCGGGTGCCCTGGTGACACCGAGCAGTCACTGAGGGGCTGGCTGATGGCCACTTTCCCTCGGGGGCAGAAATCCTGCTTCGGGCACCCCCTGGCCCCGCAGGCCCTGGAGGACGTGAAGATGGTGGTGCGCAAGAACGTGGCTGGAGGGGTGCGCGACAACCGGCTGACCCTGGACG GCTTTCTTTTCTTGAACATGCTGTTCATCCAGCGTGGTCGCCATGAGACCACGTGGACCATCCTGCGGCGCTTCGGCTATGGAGACACGCTGGAGCTCACCCCTGACTACCTGGTCCCGCC GCTCCACGTGCCCCCCGGCTGCAGCACCGAGCTCAACCACTTTGGCTACCAGTTTGTGCAGAGGGTGTTTGAGAAGCACGACCGG GACCGTGACGGCAGCCTCTCGCCTGCGGAGCTGGAGAGCCTGTTCAGCGTGTTCCCTGCTGCCCCCTGGGGCCCCCGGCTGCCCCGGGAGGTCTGCACCGAGGCCGGCAGGCTGTCTCTACATGGATACCTCTGCCAGTGGAC cttgGTGACCTACTTGGACGTCCGGCGCTGCCTCGAGCACCTGGGTTACCTGGGCTACCCCACCCTCTGCGAGCAAGACTCCCAGGCCCACGCCATCACAG TCACTCGAGAGAAGAGGCTGGACCAGGAGAAGGGGCAGACGCAGAGGAACGTTCTCCTGTGCAAGGTGGTGGGAGCCCGCGGAGTGGGCAAGTCCGCCTTCCTGCAGGCCTTCCTCGGCTGCGGCCTAGGG GACGGCAGAGAGCTTGCGGAGGAACGCCCCATCTACGCCATCAACACGGTACAGGTCAACGGACAGGAGAAGTATCTCATC CTGTGCGAGGTGAGTGCAGACAGCCTGCTGGCGCCCGCGCCCGATGCCGCCTGTGACGTGGCCTGCTTGATGTTCGATAGCAGCGACCCCGGCTCCTTCGCACTCTGCACCCGCGTCTATAAG CGCCACTACATGGACGGACAGACCCCCTGCCTCATCGTCTCCTCCAAGGCGGACCTGCCCGCGGGCAGCACGCCCCCTGGCCTGGCGCCCGCTGAGTTCTGCCGCAGACACCGGCTGCCCGCCCCTGCCGCCTTCTCCCGGGTGGGCCCAGCCGGGCTCAGCGCTGCCGTCTTCACCCGGCTCGCCACCATGGCTGCCTTCCC ACACCTGGCTCATGGGGAGCTACACGCCACCTCCTTCTGGCTGCGGGTGACCCTGGGGGCCGTTGGGTTTGCGGTCACTGCCGTCCTCAGCATCTCGCTCTACAGGGCCCTGGTGAAGAGCCGATGA
- the RHOT2 gene encoding mitochondrial Rho GTPase 2 isoform X1, which produces MKRDVRILLLGEAQVGKTSLILSLVGEEFPAEVPPRAEEITIPADVTPEKVPTHIVDYSEAEQTAEELRAEILKANVVCVVYDVSEEATIEKIRTKWIPLVNGETDRGPRVPIILVGNKSDLRPGSSMEAVLPIMSQFPEIETCVEAHLWVCLHGHQCSAKNLRNISELFYYAQKAVLHPTAPLYDPEAKQLRPACAQALTRIFRLSDRDLDQALSDEELNTFQKSCFGHPLAPQALEDVKMVVRKNVAGGVRDNRLTLDGFLFLNMLFIQRGRHETTWTILRRFGYGDTLELTPDYLVPPLHVPPGCSTELNHFGYQFVQRVFEKHDRDRDGSLSPAELESLFSVFPAAPWGPRLPREVCTEAGRLSLHGYLCQWTLVTYLDVRRCLEHLGYLGYPTLCEQDSQAHAITVTREKRLDQEKGQTQRNVLLCKVVGARGVGKSAFLQAFLGCGLGDGRELAEERPIYAINTVQVNGQEKYLILCEVSADSLLAPAPDAACDVACLMFDSSDPGSFALCTRVYKRHYMDGQTPCLIVSSKADLPAGSTPPGLAPAEFCRRHRLPAPAAFSRVGPAGLSAAVFTRLATMAAFPHLAHGELHATSFWLRVTLGAVGFAVTAVLSISLYRALVKSR; this is translated from the exons ATGAAGCGGGACGTTCGCATTTTGCTCCTGGGCGAGG cccaggtggggaagacgTCGCTGATCCTGTCGCTGGTGGGCGAGGAGTTCCCGGCGGAG GTCCCGCCCCGCGCGGAGGAGATCACCATTCCCGCAGACGTCACCCCGGAGAAGGTGCCCACGCACATCGTGGATTACTCAG AAGCGGAGCAGACAGCCGAGGAGCTCCGGGCAGAGATCCTCAAG GCAAACGTGGTCTGCGTGGTGTACGACGTATCTGAGGAGGCTACCATTGAGAAG ATCCGAACCAAATGGATCCCCCTGGTGAATGGGGAGACTGACAGGGGCCCCAG AGTCCCCATCATCTTGGTGGGCAACAAGTCAGACCTGCGGCCCGGGAGCTCAATGGAGGCTGTGCTGCCCATCATGAGCCAGTTCCCAGAGATCGAGACCTGCGTGGA GGCACACCTGTGGGTCTGTCTCCACGGCCACCAGTGCTCTGCCAAGAACCTGAGGAACATCTCGGAGCTGTTCTACTATGCACAGAAGGCGGTGCTGCACCCCACGGCCCCGCTCTACGACCCCGAGGCCAAGCAG CTGAGGCCCGCATGTGCCCAAGCCCTCACACGCATCTTCAGGCTCTCGGACCGGGATCTAGACCAGGCGCTCAGTGACGAGGAGCTCAACACTTTCCAG AAATCCTGCTTCGGGCACCCCCTGGCCCCGCAGGCCCTGGAGGACGTGAAGATGGTGGTGCGCAAGAACGTGGCTGGAGGGGTGCGCGACAACCGGCTGACCCTGGACG GCTTTCTTTTCTTGAACATGCTGTTCATCCAGCGTGGTCGCCATGAGACCACGTGGACCATCCTGCGGCGCTTCGGCTATGGAGACACGCTGGAGCTCACCCCTGACTACCTGGTCCCGCC GCTCCACGTGCCCCCCGGCTGCAGCACCGAGCTCAACCACTTTGGCTACCAGTTTGTGCAGAGGGTGTTTGAGAAGCACGACCGG GACCGTGACGGCAGCCTCTCGCCTGCGGAGCTGGAGAGCCTGTTCAGCGTGTTCCCTGCTGCCCCCTGGGGCCCCCGGCTGCCCCGGGAGGTCTGCACCGAGGCCGGCAGGCTGTCTCTACATGGATACCTCTGCCAGTGGAC cttgGTGACCTACTTGGACGTCCGGCGCTGCCTCGAGCACCTGGGTTACCTGGGCTACCCCACCCTCTGCGAGCAAGACTCCCAGGCCCACGCCATCACAG TCACTCGAGAGAAGAGGCTGGACCAGGAGAAGGGGCAGACGCAGAGGAACGTTCTCCTGTGCAAGGTGGTGGGAGCCCGCGGAGTGGGCAAGTCCGCCTTCCTGCAGGCCTTCCTCGGCTGCGGCCTAGGG GACGGCAGAGAGCTTGCGGAGGAACGCCCCATCTACGCCATCAACACGGTACAGGTCAACGGACAGGAGAAGTATCTCATC CTGTGCGAGGTGAGTGCAGACAGCCTGCTGGCGCCCGCGCCCGATGCCGCCTGTGACGTGGCCTGCTTGATGTTCGATAGCAGCGACCCCGGCTCCTTCGCACTCTGCACCCGCGTCTATAAG CGCCACTACATGGACGGACAGACCCCCTGCCTCATCGTCTCCTCCAAGGCGGACCTGCCCGCGGGCAGCACGCCCCCTGGCCTGGCGCCCGCTGAGTTCTGCCGCAGACACCGGCTGCCCGCCCCTGCCGCCTTCTCCCGGGTGGGCCCAGCCGGGCTCAGCGCTGCCGTCTTCACCCGGCTCGCCACCATGGCTGCCTTCCC ACACCTGGCTCATGGGGAGCTACACGCCACCTCCTTCTGGCTGCGGGTGACCCTGGGGGCCGTTGGGTTTGCGGTCACTGCCGTCCTCAGCATCTCGCTCTACAGGGCCCTGGTGAAGAGCCGATGA
- the RHOT2 gene encoding mitochondrial Rho GTPase 2 isoform X5 translates to MEAVLPIMSQFPEIETCVEAHLWVCLHGHQCSAKNLRNISELFYYAQKAVLHPTAPLYDPEAKQLRPACAQALTRIFRLSDRDLDQALSDEELNTFQKSCFGHPLAPQALEDVKMVVRKNVAGGVRDNRLTLDGFLFLNMLFIQRGRHETTWTILRRFGYGDTLELTPDYLVPPLHVPPGCSTELNHFGYQFVQRVFEKHDRDRDGSLSPAELESLFSVFPAAPWGPRLPREVCTEAGRLSLHGYLCQWTLVTYLDVRRCLEHLGYLGYPTLCEQDSQAHAITVTREKRLDQEKGQTQRNVLLCKVVGARGVGKSAFLQAFLGCGLGDGRELAEERPIYAINTVQVNGQEKYLILCEVSADSLLAPAPDAACDVACLMFDSSDPGSFALCTRVYKRHYMDGQTPCLIVSSKADLPAGSTPPGLAPAEFCRRHRLPAPAAFSRVGPAGLSAAVFTRLATMAAFPHLAHGELHATSFWLRVTLGAVGFAVTAVLSISLYRALVKSR, encoded by the exons ATGGAGGCTGTGCTGCCCATCATGAGCCAGTTCCCAGAGATCGAGACCTGCGTGGA GGCACACCTGTGGGTCTGTCTCCACGGCCACCAGTGCTCTGCCAAGAACCTGAGGAACATCTCGGAGCTGTTCTACTATGCACAGAAGGCGGTGCTGCACCCCACGGCCCCGCTCTACGACCCCGAGGCCAAGCAG CTGAGGCCCGCATGTGCCCAAGCCCTCACACGCATCTTCAGGCTCTCGGACCGGGATCTAGACCAGGCGCTCAGTGACGAGGAGCTCAACACTTTCCAG AAATCCTGCTTCGGGCACCCCCTGGCCCCGCAGGCCCTGGAGGACGTGAAGATGGTGGTGCGCAAGAACGTGGCTGGAGGGGTGCGCGACAACCGGCTGACCCTGGACG GCTTTCTTTTCTTGAACATGCTGTTCATCCAGCGTGGTCGCCATGAGACCACGTGGACCATCCTGCGGCGCTTCGGCTATGGAGACACGCTGGAGCTCACCCCTGACTACCTGGTCCCGCC GCTCCACGTGCCCCCCGGCTGCAGCACCGAGCTCAACCACTTTGGCTACCAGTTTGTGCAGAGGGTGTTTGAGAAGCACGACCGG GACCGTGACGGCAGCCTCTCGCCTGCGGAGCTGGAGAGCCTGTTCAGCGTGTTCCCTGCTGCCCCCTGGGGCCCCCGGCTGCCCCGGGAGGTCTGCACCGAGGCCGGCAGGCTGTCTCTACATGGATACCTCTGCCAGTGGAC cttgGTGACCTACTTGGACGTCCGGCGCTGCCTCGAGCACCTGGGTTACCTGGGCTACCCCACCCTCTGCGAGCAAGACTCCCAGGCCCACGCCATCACAG TCACTCGAGAGAAGAGGCTGGACCAGGAGAAGGGGCAGACGCAGAGGAACGTTCTCCTGTGCAAGGTGGTGGGAGCCCGCGGAGTGGGCAAGTCCGCCTTCCTGCAGGCCTTCCTCGGCTGCGGCCTAGGG GACGGCAGAGAGCTTGCGGAGGAACGCCCCATCTACGCCATCAACACGGTACAGGTCAACGGACAGGAGAAGTATCTCATC CTGTGCGAGGTGAGTGCAGACAGCCTGCTGGCGCCCGCGCCCGATGCCGCCTGTGACGTGGCCTGCTTGATGTTCGATAGCAGCGACCCCGGCTCCTTCGCACTCTGCACCCGCGTCTATAAG CGCCACTACATGGACGGACAGACCCCCTGCCTCATCGTCTCCTCCAAGGCGGACCTGCCCGCGGGCAGCACGCCCCCTGGCCTGGCGCCCGCTGAGTTCTGCCGCAGACACCGGCTGCCCGCCCCTGCCGCCTTCTCCCGGGTGGGCCCAGCCGGGCTCAGCGCTGCCGTCTTCACCCGGCTCGCCACCATGGCTGCCTTCCC ACACCTGGCTCATGGGGAGCTACACGCCACCTCCTTCTGGCTGCGGGTGACCCTGGGGGCCGTTGGGTTTGCGGTCACTGCCGTCCTCAGCATCTCGCTCTACAGGGCCCTGGTGAAGAGCCGATGA
- the RHOT2 gene encoding mitochondrial Rho GTPase 2 isoform X2, whose protein sequence is MKRDVRILLLGEAQVGKTSLILSLVGEEFPAEVPPRAEEITIPADVTPEKVPTHIVDYSEAEQTAEELRAEILKANVVCVVYDVSEEATIEKIRTKWIPLVNGETDRGPRVPIILVGNKSDLRPGSSMEAVLPIMSQFPEIETCVECSAKNLRNISELFYYAQKAVLHPTAPLYDPEAKQLRPACAQALTRIFRLSDRDLDQALSDEELNTFQKSCFGHPLAPQALEDVKMVVRKNVAGGVRDNRLTLDGFLFLNMLFIQRGRHETTWTILRRFGYGDTLELTPDYLVPPLHVPPGCSTELNHFGYQFVQRVFEKHDRDRDGSLSPAELESLFSVFPAAPWGPRLPREVCTEAGRLSLHGYLCQWTLVTYLDVRRCLEHLGYLGYPTLCEQDSQAHAITVTREKRLDQEKGQTQRNVLLCKVVGARGVGKSAFLQAFLGCGLGDGRELAEERPIYAINTVQVNGQEKYLILCEVSADSLLAPAPDAACDVACLMFDSSDPGSFALCTRVYKRHYMDGQTPCLIVSSKADLPAGSTPPGLAPAEFCRRHRLPAPAAFSRVGPAGLSAAVFTRLATMAAFPHLAHGELHATSFWLRVTLGAVGFAVTAVLSISLYRALVKSR, encoded by the exons ATGAAGCGGGACGTTCGCATTTTGCTCCTGGGCGAGG cccaggtggggaagacgTCGCTGATCCTGTCGCTGGTGGGCGAGGAGTTCCCGGCGGAG GTCCCGCCCCGCGCGGAGGAGATCACCATTCCCGCAGACGTCACCCCGGAGAAGGTGCCCACGCACATCGTGGATTACTCAG AAGCGGAGCAGACAGCCGAGGAGCTCCGGGCAGAGATCCTCAAG GCAAACGTGGTCTGCGTGGTGTACGACGTATCTGAGGAGGCTACCATTGAGAAG ATCCGAACCAAATGGATCCCCCTGGTGAATGGGGAGACTGACAGGGGCCCCAG AGTCCCCATCATCTTGGTGGGCAACAAGTCAGACCTGCGGCCCGGGAGCTCAATGGAGGCTGTGCTGCCCATCATGAGCCAGTTCCCAGAGATCGAGACCTGCGTGGAG TGCTCTGCCAAGAACCTGAGGAACATCTCGGAGCTGTTCTACTATGCACAGAAGGCGGTGCTGCACCCCACGGCCCCGCTCTACGACCCCGAGGCCAAGCAG CTGAGGCCCGCATGTGCCCAAGCCCTCACACGCATCTTCAGGCTCTCGGACCGGGATCTAGACCAGGCGCTCAGTGACGAGGAGCTCAACACTTTCCAG AAATCCTGCTTCGGGCACCCCCTGGCCCCGCAGGCCCTGGAGGACGTGAAGATGGTGGTGCGCAAGAACGTGGCTGGAGGGGTGCGCGACAACCGGCTGACCCTGGACG GCTTTCTTTTCTTGAACATGCTGTTCATCCAGCGTGGTCGCCATGAGACCACGTGGACCATCCTGCGGCGCTTCGGCTATGGAGACACGCTGGAGCTCACCCCTGACTACCTGGTCCCGCC GCTCCACGTGCCCCCCGGCTGCAGCACCGAGCTCAACCACTTTGGCTACCAGTTTGTGCAGAGGGTGTTTGAGAAGCACGACCGG GACCGTGACGGCAGCCTCTCGCCTGCGGAGCTGGAGAGCCTGTTCAGCGTGTTCCCTGCTGCCCCCTGGGGCCCCCGGCTGCCCCGGGAGGTCTGCACCGAGGCCGGCAGGCTGTCTCTACATGGATACCTCTGCCAGTGGAC cttgGTGACCTACTTGGACGTCCGGCGCTGCCTCGAGCACCTGGGTTACCTGGGCTACCCCACCCTCTGCGAGCAAGACTCCCAGGCCCACGCCATCACAG TCACTCGAGAGAAGAGGCTGGACCAGGAGAAGGGGCAGACGCAGAGGAACGTTCTCCTGTGCAAGGTGGTGGGAGCCCGCGGAGTGGGCAAGTCCGCCTTCCTGCAGGCCTTCCTCGGCTGCGGCCTAGGG GACGGCAGAGAGCTTGCGGAGGAACGCCCCATCTACGCCATCAACACGGTACAGGTCAACGGACAGGAGAAGTATCTCATC CTGTGCGAGGTGAGTGCAGACAGCCTGCTGGCGCCCGCGCCCGATGCCGCCTGTGACGTGGCCTGCTTGATGTTCGATAGCAGCGACCCCGGCTCCTTCGCACTCTGCACCCGCGTCTATAAG CGCCACTACATGGACGGACAGACCCCCTGCCTCATCGTCTCCTCCAAGGCGGACCTGCCCGCGGGCAGCACGCCCCCTGGCCTGGCGCCCGCTGAGTTCTGCCGCAGACACCGGCTGCCCGCCCCTGCCGCCTTCTCCCGGGTGGGCCCAGCCGGGCTCAGCGCTGCCGTCTTCACCCGGCTCGCCACCATGGCTGCCTTCCC ACACCTGGCTCATGGGGAGCTACACGCCACCTCCTTCTGGCTGCGGGTGACCCTGGGGGCCGTTGGGTTTGCGGTCACTGCCGTCCTCAGCATCTCGCTCTACAGGGCCCTGGTGAAGAGCCGATGA